The Virgibacillus dokdonensis genome includes a window with the following:
- a CDS encoding arginine repressor: MNKKERQEKICALIRTNEVRTQKELRELLKNQGYDVTPATISRDMQEIQVRKEYSPNGVESYHLPSSVKEKSSTIQKLQQFFSEAIQSIEVSGIFVIIRTDPGNAKAIGYMMESLEWKQLAGVISGDDNCLLLCKTESEAEKVKKKCLEIWGKDKN, translated from the coding sequence ATGAATAAAAAAGAACGCCAAGAAAAAATTTGTGCACTTATACGAACCAACGAAGTGCGTACGCAAAAAGAATTACGTGAATTATTAAAGAATCAGGGGTATGATGTTACACCAGCAACCATTTCAAGAGATATGCAAGAAATACAAGTGAGGAAAGAGTATTCACCAAATGGTGTGGAGAGTTATCATTTACCCAGCAGTGTAAAAGAAAAATCATCAACCATTCAAAAATTACAACAGTTTTTTTCGGAAGCGATTCAATCCATCGAAGTGTCGGGAATCTTTGTCATTATTAGAACAGATCCAGGCAATGCGAAAGCCATTGGATATATGATGGAATCGTTAGAATGGAAGCAGCTAGCAGGTGTCATTAGTGGTGATGACAATTGTTTATTACTATGCAAAACAGAATCTGAAGCAGAAAAAGTAAAAAAGAAGTGTTTGGAAATATGGGGGAAAGATAAAAATTAA